In Nitratidesulfovibrio sp., the following are encoded in one genomic region:
- a CDS encoding tRNA(5-methylaminomethyl-2-thiouridylate) methyltransferase → MERKRYDAVALLSGGLDSILAVKVIEEQGLAVKCLHFVSPFFGKPGKVRHWEAVHGLDIATVDMGEDFAALLRERPQHGFGKVLNPCVDCKIIMISRAREMMERYGASFIITGEVLGQRPMSQRRDTLNVIRRDAGVKELLLRPLCAQKLDPTPAEESGLVDRSRLHAIFGRGRKEQMALAEKYGLTEIPTPAGGCKLAERENARRYWPVLAHSPHATAAEFKLANIGRQYWAGPHWLSIGRHQADNDALVRFAFPADLHFKVAGFPGPLAIGRQFDGKVWDAEVVRDAAAFVASFSPKAVREGTPVTVRVAGPDGMTEVTVTPARVSSLGWGELNWLGVREEIRADARARALPVPEGNDDGPDGQSE, encoded by the coding sequence ATGGAACGCAAACGTTACGACGCCGTGGCCCTGCTGTCCGGCGGTCTCGACTCTATTCTGGCGGTAAAGGTCATCGAGGAGCAGGGGCTTGCGGTCAAGTGCCTGCACTTCGTTTCTCCGTTCTTCGGCAAGCCCGGCAAGGTGAGGCACTGGGAGGCCGTGCACGGCCTCGACATCGCCACCGTGGACATGGGCGAGGACTTTGCCGCGCTGCTGCGCGAACGTCCGCAGCACGGCTTCGGCAAGGTGCTGAACCCCTGCGTGGATTGCAAGATCATCATGATTTCCCGCGCGCGGGAGATGATGGAGCGCTACGGCGCCTCGTTCATCATCACCGGCGAAGTGCTGGGCCAGCGCCCCATGTCGCAACGGCGCGACACCCTGAACGTCATCCGGCGCGATGCCGGGGTGAAGGAACTTCTGCTGCGCCCCCTGTGCGCCCAGAAGCTGGACCCCACCCCCGCCGAAGAATCGGGCCTGGTGGACCGCAGCCGACTGCACGCCATCTTCGGGCGCGGGCGCAAGGAACAGATGGCCCTGGCCGAAAAGTACGGCTTGACCGAAATTCCCACCCCCGCCGGGGGCTGCAAGCTGGCAGAGCGGGAGAACGCGCGCCGCTACTGGCCGGTGCTGGCCCATTCGCCGCACGCCACCGCCGCGGAATTCAAGCTGGCCAACATCGGGCGGCAGTACTGGGCCGGGCCGCACTGGTTGTCCATTGGCCGTCACCAGGCCGACAACGACGCGCTGGTGCGCTTTGCCTTTCCGGCGGACCTGCACTTCAAGGTGGCGGGCTTTCCCGGTCCGCTGGCCATCGGGCGGCAGTTCGACGGCAAGGTCTGGGACGCGGAAGTGGTGCGCGATGCCGCCGCCTTCGTGGCCTCGTTTTCTCCGAAGGCGGTGCGCGAGGGCACGCCCGTCACCGTACGCGTGGCCGGGCCGGACGGCATGACCGAGGTGACGGTAACCCCCGCGCGGGTCTCCTCGCTGGGCTGGGGCGAACTGAACTGGCTGGGCGTGCGCGAGGAAATCCGCGCCGATGCCCGCGCCCGCGCGCTGCCCGTGCCCGAGGGCAACGACGACGGCCCCGACGGGCAATCGGAGTAG
- a CDS encoding sodium-dependent transporter: MAKQITTARDGFATRLGVLAATLGSAVGLGNIWKFPALTGQNGGASFLLVYVLATLLVGLPVMISEIMLGRRARANAVGTFRQLAPKGQPWHLVGLSGVVAAFLIMGFYTDVAGWVFAYIFKALSGEIATTDPAVAAKAFEALVGNPVQSLLWQWGVLVLISVIIIAGVAQGIERTTKVLMPVLLLLLVAVCARSLTLPKAAEGLAFLFTPDFSKITPNVILMALGLAFFKLSIGMGTMTTYGSYFRNDQDIPLTATRVMLCDLTISILAGMAVFPAVFNFGFEPSAGPSLLFMTIPAVFTSLPGGQVFMVIFFCLTAIAATGAMLSLLEVPVAWLAESFGMPRKRATILTSVTLAIIGIPATLSMSTMANVKIFGMTVFDLYDFLSSNVLLPVGGIFICLFAGWVWGAANVKTELSNRGQLLNGPIIAAFLTVVRWVSPVLVLLVLLKGLKVF; the protein is encoded by the coding sequence ATGGCGAAACAGATCACCACCGCCCGCGACGGCTTTGCGACGCGTCTCGGCGTGCTTGCGGCCACCCTCGGCTCGGCCGTGGGTCTCGGCAATATCTGGAAGTTCCCGGCTCTCACCGGGCAGAACGGCGGCGCGTCGTTCCTGCTGGTGTACGTGCTGGCCACCCTGCTGGTCGGCCTGCCGGTGATGATATCCGAAATCATGCTTGGCCGCCGCGCCAGGGCCAATGCGGTGGGCACCTTCCGCCAGCTTGCCCCCAAGGGCCAGCCCTGGCATCTGGTGGGCCTTTCGGGCGTGGTGGCCGCGTTCCTGATCATGGGCTTCTACACCGATGTGGCCGGGTGGGTGTTCGCCTACATCTTCAAGGCCCTGTCCGGCGAAATAGCCACCACCGATCCCGCCGTGGCCGCCAAGGCCTTCGAGGCGCTGGTGGGCAACCCGGTGCAGTCGCTGCTGTGGCAGTGGGGCGTGCTGGTGCTGATCAGCGTCATCATCATCGCCGGGGTGGCGCAGGGCATCGAACGCACCACCAAGGTGCTCATGCCCGTGCTGCTCCTGCTGCTGGTGGCGGTGTGCGCGCGCAGCCTTACCCTGCCCAAGGCTGCCGAAGGGCTGGCCTTCCTGTTCACCCCCGATTTCAGCAAGATCACTCCCAACGTCATCCTGATGGCCCTGGGCCTTGCCTTCTTCAAGCTGTCCATCGGCATGGGCACCATGACCACCTACGGCAGCTATTTCCGCAACGACCAGGACATTCCGCTGACGGCCACCCGCGTCATGCTGTGCGACCTGACCATCTCCATCCTTGCGGGCATGGCGGTGTTCCCCGCCGTGTTCAACTTCGGCTTCGAGCCCAGCGCCGGGCCCAGCCTGCTGTTCATGACCATCCCCGCCGTGTTCACCTCGCTGCCGGGCGGCCAGGTATTCATGGTCATCTTCTTCTGCCTCACCGCCATCGCCGCCACCGGCGCCATGCTTTCGCTGCTGGAAGTGCCCGTGGCCTGGCTGGCGGAATCGTTCGGCATGCCGCGCAAGCGCGCCACCATCCTCACCTCGGTGACGCTGGCCATCATCGGCATTCCGGCCACGCTGTCCATGTCCACCATGGCCAACGTGAAGATCTTCGGCATGACCGTGTTCGACCTGTACGACTTCCTGTCGTCCAACGTGCTGTTGCCCGTGGGCGGCATCTTCATCTGCCTGTTTGCGGGCTGGGTGTGGGGTGCGGCCAACGTGAAGACGGAACTGTCCAACCGGGGCCAACTGCTCAACGGACCCATCATCGCCGCGTTCCTGACCGTGGTGCGCTGGGTGAGCCCGGTGCTGGTGCTGCTGGTTCTCCTCAAAGGCCTCAAGGTCTTCTAG
- a CDS encoding thermonuclease family protein → MRRTFLARMLRAGLLALPLLFPPLLADTGGLACQAGETFGGARAVVLRVPDGDTLVVDIPGYPPVAGRAISVRIAGCDTPEKRDPRANLRELSRRARELTLRMAAPGSTVTLRNLRRDKYFRLLADVEADDGDIATALIEHGLAKPYAGGRKEW, encoded by the coding sequence ATGCGCCGCACATTTCTTGCCCGCATGCTCCGCGCCGGGCTTCTGGCCCTGCCCCTGCTGTTCCCGCCGCTTCTGGCGGACACGGGCGGTCTTGCCTGCCAGGCCGGGGAAACATTCGGCGGTGCGCGGGCCGTGGTGCTGCGCGTGCCCGATGGCGACACCTTGGTGGTGGACATTCCCGGCTATCCGCCCGTGGCGGGCCGGGCCATCAGCGTGCGCATCGCCGGGTGCGACACGCCCGAAAAGCGCGACCCGCGCGCCAACCTGCGCGAACTTTCGCGCCGCGCCCGCGAGCTGACCCTGCGCATGGCCGCGCCGGGCAGCACGGTGACCCTGCGCAACCTGCGCCGCGACAAGTACTTTCGCCTGCTGGCCGATGTGGAGGCCGACGACGGCGACATCGCCACCGCGCTCATCGAACACGGGCTGGCCAAGCCCTACGCGGGGGGCCGCAAGGAATGGTGA
- a CDS encoding molybdenum cofactor biosynthesis protein MoaE, which produces MDVTKALADLKKEPGFADNVGMVLVHNGVVRGWSRKDKSNVVAIRVTPDRERINEICRELSARPGIFRILADAVEGELAPGDDVLFLVVAGDIRENVKAVFAELLDRIKAEAVTKEEIFG; this is translated from the coding sequence ATGGACGTTACCAAGGCCCTCGCGGACCTGAAGAAGGAACCGGGCTTCGCCGACAACGTCGGCATGGTGCTGGTGCACAACGGCGTGGTGCGCGGCTGGTCGCGCAAGGACAAGAGCAACGTGGTCGCCATCAGGGTAACCCCCGACCGCGAACGCATCAATGAAATATGCCGAGAGCTGTCGGCGCGTCCGGGCATCTTCCGCATCCTTGCCGACGCCGTGGAAGGCGAACTGGCCCCCGGCGACGACGTGCTGTTCCTGGTGGTGGCGGGCGACATCCGCGAAAACGTCAAGGCCGTGTTCGCCGAACTGCTCGACCGCATCAAGGCCGAAGCGGTGACCAAGGAAGAAATCTTCGGCTGA
- a CDS encoding tetratricopeptide repeat protein, translating to MPQLQSLLRRLPEFRESRMSAAGLALWLNWQGDINPAVPQTLQDYGGMTISVERDQSLWFFFSADVFLALARLEIWGKFNPLPVAGQVLPARLLLGIKREISLSLENVLTTQELIAPQEFQVWVHPRAREMGTGVPGLSFEKAAALRGMVPAEWTMLRADSRLPYQSTTGWYSVLRPLGNPLDKGFQAGWRAMFGEIEEILKRHKFKYILHESFLIFPLENLRLYRQWCRDLLQRVREVKEQRPDSYWPCVSAIVDRRGLNFNNELPRKVALDWDQLVPDYPHTSFRNAYLLGEGFTIHEVRFSVEHSSMDDWCNVGLADDGQEAGALPVVVSTRAVAGNNPCCFYCGMRNHEVTACPTRKLETLTPSVWRDVALLDFDTLNQGFQIIDAQLAGDIGEGVAVLLASEGAEGIMTRAMFDIGGAAQHRMVRRMWLARGKDYPKGLDEMAPKDDNPVWGVLESIRHGEPMALERELAQIQIKNPRDYRNRTMLGYVALERGDLLRAASLWKEAETLAPTALQQGWHIFLQARLHEVQGKYQPATQLYRQVVRMCPQWTDAEYRQAVCHVKMGFVEQATAQLLALIAQDPNVFNRVLLDPELERGHLHLLTALHVPWSEAENRVEEEKQGLARLRAELGTWFSEEHPFTVQTDMRVANLVRMAEIRNFVPYQTVINGRSQLEKDMQLRIGREAKDLKTLFNGFMTRLMHIRDEAAWFPFPRILVEFNKNYNLCAASLNWALKTNLQVAETFKRAHAVAEAEEERLKDLESRLKFLRMVRDSTLFMLLFWRSFLWMEIVGLLLILVAAPLALFYGERAGSTWATGLISTQKWQLQKGLILILSVVALGLAALRTTLVFEKKKDKLFSEAREKRTKKKK from the coding sequence ATGCCCCAGTTGCAATCGTTGCTGCGCCGCCTGCCGGAGTTCCGCGAATCGCGCATGAGCGCCGCGGGGCTTGCCCTGTGGCTGAACTGGCAGGGCGACATCAATCCCGCCGTGCCGCAGACCTTGCAGGACTACGGCGGCATGACCATTTCCGTCGAGCGCGACCAGTCGCTGTGGTTCTTCTTCTCGGCGGACGTGTTCCTGGCGCTGGCGCGGCTGGAAATATGGGGCAAGTTCAACCCGTTGCCCGTGGCCGGGCAGGTGCTGCCCGCACGCCTGCTGCTGGGCATCAAGCGCGAGATTTCCCTGTCGCTGGAAAACGTGCTGACCACGCAGGAACTCATCGCCCCGCAGGAATTCCAGGTGTGGGTGCACCCCCGCGCCCGCGAGATGGGCACCGGCGTGCCGGGCCTGTCCTTCGAGAAGGCGGCGGCCCTGCGCGGCATGGTGCCCGCCGAATGGACCATGCTGCGGGCCGATTCGCGCCTGCCGTACCAGTCCACCACCGGATGGTACTCGGTGCTGCGCCCCCTGGGCAACCCCCTGGACAAGGGATTTCAGGCGGGCTGGCGCGCCATGTTCGGCGAGATCGAGGAAATCCTCAAGCGCCACAAGTTCAAGTACATCCTGCACGAATCCTTTCTCATCTTTCCGCTGGAGAACCTGCGCCTGTACCGGCAGTGGTGCCGCGACCTCTTGCAGCGCGTGCGCGAGGTGAAGGAACAGCGCCCCGACAGCTACTGGCCGTGCGTCAGCGCCATCGTGGACCGCAGGGGGCTGAACTTCAACAACGAGCTGCCTCGCAAGGTCGCCCTGGACTGGGACCAACTGGTGCCCGACTACCCGCACACCAGCTTTCGCAACGCCTACCTGCTGGGCGAGGGCTTCACCATCCACGAGGTGCGTTTTTCGGTCGAGCACAGCAGCATGGACGACTGGTGCAACGTGGGCCTTGCCGACGACGGGCAGGAGGCGGGCGCGCTGCCGGTGGTGGTTTCCACCCGCGCGGTGGCGGGCAACAACCCGTGCTGCTTCTACTGCGGCATGCGCAACCACGAGGTCACGGCCTGCCCCACCCGCAAGCTGGAGACGCTGACCCCCAGCGTGTGGCGCGACGTGGCCCTGCTGGACTTCGACACCCTGAATCAGGGCTTCCAGATTATAGACGCGCAACTGGCCGGTGACATTGGCGAAGGGGTTGCCGTGCTGCTGGCCTCGGAAGGGGCGGAAGGCATCATGACCCGCGCCATGTTCGACATCGGCGGCGCCGCGCAGCACCGCATGGTGCGCCGCATGTGGCTGGCACGGGGCAAGGACTACCCCAAGGGCCTCGACGAGATGGCCCCCAAGGACGACAACCCGGTGTGGGGCGTGCTGGAGTCGATCCGCCATGGCGAGCCCATGGCGCTGGAGCGCGAACTGGCCCAGATCCAGATCAAGAACCCGCGCGACTACCGCAACCGCACCATGCTGGGCTACGTGGCCTTGGAACGTGGCGACCTGTTGCGCGCCGCCTCATTGTGGAAGGAAGCGGAAACCCTGGCTCCCACGGCGTTGCAGCAGGGGTGGCACATCTTTCTCCAGGCGCGCCTGCACGAGGTGCAGGGCAAGTACCAGCCTGCCACCCAGCTCTACCGGCAGGTGGTGCGGATGTGCCCCCAGTGGACCGATGCCGAGTACCGCCAGGCGGTGTGCCATGTGAAGATGGGCTTCGTGGAGCAGGCCACGGCGCAGTTGCTGGCCCTGATCGCCCAGGATCCCAACGTGTTCAACCGGGTGCTGCTGGACCCGGAACTGGAGCGCGGTCACCTGCACCTGCTTACGGCGCTGCATGTGCCGTGGAGCGAGGCCGAGAACCGCGTGGAAGAAGAGAAGCAGGGGCTGGCGCGTCTGCGGGCGGAACTGGGCACGTGGTTCAGCGAGGAACATCCCTTTACCGTGCAGACCGACATGCGCGTGGCCAATCTGGTGCGCATGGCCGAAATACGCAACTTCGTGCCGTACCAGACGGTAATCAATGGCCGCTCGCAACTGGAAAAGGACATGCAGCTGCGTATCGGGCGCGAGGCCAAGGACCTGAAGACCCTGTTCAACGGGTTCATGACCCGGCTGATGCACATCCGCGACGAGGCGGCCTGGTTCCCGTTCCCGCGCATTCTGGTGGAGTTCAACAAGAACTACAACCTGTGCGCCGCCAGCCTGAACTGGGCGCTGAAGACGAATTTGCAGGTGGCGGAAACCTTCAAGCGCGCCCATGCCGTGGCCGAGGCCGAGGAGGAACGGCTGAAGGACCTGGAATCGCGCCTGAAGTTCCTGCGGATGGTGCGCGATTCCACACTGTTCATGCTGCTGTTTTGGCGCAGCTTCCTGTGGATGGAGATCGTCGGGCTGCTGCTGATCCTGGTGGCGGCGCCGCTTGCCCTGTTCTACGGCGAACGCGCCGGGTCCACATGGGCCACGGGCCTTATCAGCACCCAGAAATGGCAGTTGCAGAAGGGGCTGATCCTCATCCTGTCCGTGGTGGCCCTGGGCCTTGCCGCGCTGCGCACCACCCTGGTCTTCGAAAAGAAGAAGGATAAGTTGTTCAGCGAGGCTCGCGAAAAGCGCACGAAGAAAAAGAAGTAG
- a CDS encoding Tex family protein — translation MSAAPAVLAVALSLPVSGVSAVMALLDEGATIPFIARYRKEATGSLDEVQVSAVRDALEKARELDKRRATVLASLEERGLLTPQLAGAVAGAATLAALEDVYLPYRPKRITRAEKARRRGLAPLAEALRTARPTADALALAAPHVTPKDTDPELAVPDVQAALAGARDILAENYAESAPLRGTLRDLFVRRAVLRAKAVPGKEAEGATYADWFGHEERAAAMPSHRLLAMLRGEREGFLSVAVRPDDADALDILHRRAGIAANGPAPRPETAAGQVDAALADAWKRLLAPSLENELRTALRERAEAQAIGVFAANLRELIMAPPLGGRRMLALDPGWRTGSKLVCLDAQGTLLHHEVIHPLTGDAGAERAARTLRDCCAKYGIEVVSVGNGTAGRETEAFVRGAGLPAGVDVVLVNETGASVYSASDVARREFPDHDLTVRGAVSIGRRLMDPLAELVKIDPRSLGVGQYQHDVDQAALRRALDEVVASCVNAVGVDANTASPELLAHVSGIGPVLARNIVLHRAENGPFRSRKDLLKVPRLGPKAFEQAAGFLRVRGDNPLDASAVHPERYTLVARMAADLGCALADLLRRDDLRGRIRPEQYVSEGVGLPTLGDILAELARPGRDPRPSFTPFRFAEGVHSPDDLEPGMVLPGIVTNVTAFGAFVDIGVHRDGLVHVSQLSDRFVRDPSEVVAPGRTVQVRVLEVDRARGRVSLAMKGVDQQ, via the coding sequence ATCTCCGCCGCCCCGGCAGTCCTGGCCGTCGCGCTGTCCCTGCCGGTGTCCGGCGTATCCGCCGTCATGGCCCTGCTGGACGAAGGGGCCACCATTCCGTTCATCGCCCGCTACCGCAAGGAAGCCACCGGCAGCCTGGACGAAGTACAAGTGTCCGCCGTGCGCGATGCCCTTGAAAAGGCGCGCGAACTGGATAAACGACGGGCGACCGTGCTGGCATCATTGGAGGAGCGCGGGCTGCTCACCCCGCAACTTGCCGGGGCCGTGGCCGGGGCCGCCACCCTTGCCGCGCTGGAGGACGTGTACCTGCCCTACCGGCCAAAGCGCATTACCCGCGCGGAAAAGGCCCGGCGGCGCGGACTGGCCCCGCTGGCGGAGGCCTTGCGCACCGCGCGGCCCACGGCGGACGCCCTTGCGCTGGCCGCGCCCCATGTCACGCCGAAAGACACCGACCCGGAACTGGCCGTGCCCGACGTGCAGGCCGCCCTGGCCGGTGCCCGCGACATCCTGGCCGAAAATTACGCGGAATCGGCCCCCCTGCGCGGTACGTTGCGCGACCTGTTCGTACGCCGCGCCGTGCTGCGCGCCAAGGCCGTGCCCGGCAAGGAGGCGGAAGGCGCCACCTACGCCGACTGGTTCGGCCACGAGGAACGCGCCGCCGCCATGCCCTCGCACCGGCTGCTGGCCATGCTGCGCGGCGAGCGCGAAGGCTTCCTGTCCGTGGCCGTGCGCCCCGACGACGCCGACGCGCTGGACATCCTGCACCGCCGGGCGGGCATCGCCGCCAACGGCCCCGCCCCACGGCCCGAAACAGCCGCCGGGCAGGTGGATGCGGCCCTTGCCGACGCCTGGAAGCGGCTGCTGGCCCCCTCGCTGGAAAACGAACTGCGCACGGCCCTGCGCGAGCGGGCGGAGGCCCAGGCCATCGGGGTATTCGCCGCCAACCTGCGGGAACTGATCATGGCCCCGCCCCTGGGCGGTCGCCGGATGCTGGCGCTGGACCCCGGCTGGCGCACCGGGTCCAAGCTGGTCTGCCTGGATGCGCAGGGTACCCTGCTGCACCACGAGGTCATTCATCCGCTGACCGGCGACGCCGGGGCGGAACGCGCCGCGCGCACCCTGCGCGACTGCTGCGCGAAATACGGCATCGAGGTGGTGTCCGTGGGCAACGGCACCGCCGGACGCGAGACGGAGGCCTTCGTGCGGGGGGCGGGCCTGCCCGCAGGGGTGGACGTGGTGCTGGTGAACGAAACCGGGGCCTCGGTGTACTCCGCGTCCGACGTGGCCCGCCGCGAATTTCCCGACCATGACCTGACCGTGCGCGGGGCCGTTTCCATCGGGCGGCGCCTCATGGACCCGCTGGCCGAGCTGGTCAAGATCGACCCGCGCTCGCTGGGCGTGGGCCAGTACCAGCACGACGTGGACCAGGCCGCCCTGCGCCGCGCCCTGGACGAGGTGGTGGCCTCGTGCGTCAACGCCGTGGGCGTGGACGCCAACACCGCAAGCCCGGAACTGCTGGCCCATGTTTCCGGCATCGGCCCGGTGCTGGCCCGCAACATCGTGCTCCACCGGGCGGAGAACGGCCCCTTTCGCAGCCGCAAGGACCTGCTGAAGGTGCCGCGCCTTGGCCCCAAGGCCTTCGAGCAGGCAGCAGGCTTTCTGCGGGTGCGCGGCGACAACCCGCTGGATGCCAGCGCGGTGCACCCGGAACGCTACACCCTGGTGGCCCGCATGGCGGCGGACCTTGGCTGCGCCCTGGCCGACCTGCTGCGCCGCGACGACCTGCGCGGGCGCATCCGACCCGAGCAGTATGTTTCCGAGGGGGTGGGGCTGCCCACGCTTGGTGACATTTTGGCAGAACTGGCCAGGCCGGGGCGCGACCCCCGCCCGTCCTTCACCCCGTTCCGCTTCGCGGAGGGGGTGCATTCGCCCGACGACCTGGAACCGGGCATGGTGCTGCCGGGCATCGTCACCAACGTCACGGCCTTCGGGGCGTTCGTGGACATCGGGGTGCACCGCGACGGCCTGGTGCACGTCAGCCAGCTGTCCGACCGCTTCGTGCGCGACCCGTCGGAGGTGGTGGCCCCTGGCCGCACCGTGCAGGTGCGGGTGCTGGAGGTGGACCGGGCGCGCGGCCGGGTGAGCCTGGCCATGAAGGGCGTGGACCAGCAGTAG
- the tpx gene encoding thiol peroxidase, whose product MDRTGIITFRGTPLTLGGTPVAKGDKAPGFSALANDLSPRTLADYAGKVLLISAVPSLDTGVCDMETRRFNQEATRLGADVRILTISCDLPFAQARWCGAAGVDALETLSDHRDLAFGNAYGVVIKELRLLTRAIFVVDRSGTVTYTEIVPEVSHEPNYEAALAAVRAVL is encoded by the coding sequence ATGGACCGTACCGGCATCATCACCTTCAGGGGCACGCCCCTCACCCTCGGCGGCACCCCGGTGGCCAAGGGCGACAAGGCCCCCGGCTTCTCCGCCCTGGCCAACGACCTGTCCCCGCGCACCCTGGCCGATTACGCGGGCAAGGTTCTGCTCATCTCCGCCGTGCCCTCGCTGGATACCGGCGTGTGCGACATGGAAACCCGGCGCTTCAACCAGGAAGCCACCCGCCTTGGCGCGGACGTGCGCATCCTGACCATCAGCTGCGACCTGCCCTTCGCCCAGGCCCGCTGGTGCGGCGCCGCCGGGGTGGACGCGCTGGAAACCCTGTCCGACCACCGCGACCTTGCCTTCGGCAACGCCTACGGCGTGGTGATCAAGGAATTGCGCCTGCTGACCCGCGCCATCTTCGTGGTGGACCGGTCCGGCACGGTCACCTACACCGAAATCGTGCCCGAAGTGAGCCACGAACCCAACTACGAGGCCGCCCTGGCCGCCGTGCGGGCAGTCCTGTAA
- a CDS encoding ammonium transporter has translation MNAADTAFILVCSALVMFMTPGLALFYGGLVRARNVLSTTMHSFILVGVASIVWAVIGYTLAFGPDIGGVIGGLDFAFLNGVGMEPSETVTNIPHLLFMVFQCMFAVITPALISGAYAERIRFRAMLLFSVLWLVVVYAPMAHWVWGGGWMFGIGALDFAGGAVVHMSSAAAALAAAHVLGRRHGHGREPFVPHNLPMTVLGAGILWFGWFGFNAGSALAANGLAANAFVTTHLCAAAASISWMAAEWLHSGKPTTLGAASGAVAGLVVITPAAGFVAPMPAIIMGLIGGALCYGGVLMKHVFKYDDALDVVGVHGVGGTFGALATGVFATTAVNTATGLLYGNPSQLWIQFISVVATWLFCYVASRILFHVVDALVGLRADTESEVAGLDVSEHNEAGYQL, from the coding sequence ATGAACGCGGCGGATACCGCCTTCATCCTGGTCTGCTCCGCTCTGGTCATGTTCATGACCCCGGGGCTTGCCCTGTTCTACGGGGGGCTCGTGCGTGCGCGCAACGTGCTGTCCACCACCATGCACAGCTTCATTCTTGTGGGCGTGGCCAGCATCGTTTGGGCGGTCATCGGCTATACGCTGGCGTTCGGCCCCGACATCGGCGGGGTCATCGGCGGGCTTGATTTCGCGTTCCTGAACGGCGTGGGCATGGAGCCCAGCGAAACGGTCACCAACATCCCGCACCTGCTGTTCATGGTGTTCCAGTGCATGTTCGCGGTGATCACCCCGGCCCTCATTTCCGGCGCCTACGCCGAACGCATCCGCTTCCGCGCCATGCTGCTGTTCTCGGTGCTGTGGCTGGTGGTGGTGTACGCCCCCATGGCCCACTGGGTGTGGGGTGGCGGCTGGATGTTCGGCATTGGCGCGCTTGACTTCGCCGGTGGCGCCGTGGTGCACATGAGCTCCGCCGCCGCCGCCCTGGCCGCCGCCCACGTGCTGGGCCGCCGCCACGGTCATGGCCGCGAGCCCTTCGTGCCGCACAACCTTCCCATGACCGTGCTTGGCGCGGGCATCCTGTGGTTCGGCTGGTTCGGCTTCAACGCGGGCAGCGCCCTGGCCGCCAACGGCCTGGCCGCCAACGCCTTCGTCACCACCCACCTGTGCGCCGCCGCCGCCTCCATCAGCTGGATGGCCGCCGAATGGCTGCACAGCGGCAAGCCCACCACCCTGGGCGCCGCCTCCGGCGCCGTGGCCGGCCTTGTGGTCATCACGCCTGCCGCCGGGTTCGTTGCCCCCATGCCCGCCATCATCATGGGCCTCATCGGCGGCGCCCTGTGCTACGGCGGCGTGCTGATGAAGCATGTCTTCAAGTACGACGACGCCCTGGACGTGGTGGGCGTGCACGGCGTGGGCGGCACCTTCGGCGCCCTGGCTACCGGCGTCTTTGCCACCACTGCCGTGAACACCGCCACCGGCCTGCTCTACGGCAACCCCTCGCAGCTCTGGATCCAGTTCATCTCCGTGGTCGCCACCTGGTTGTTCTGCTACGTGGCCAGCCGCATCCTGTTCCATGTGGTTGACGCCCTCGTCGGCCTGCGCGCGGATACGGAGTCGGAGGTCGCGGGCCTCGACGTCAGCGAGCACAACGAAGCGGGTTATCAGCTCTAA
- a CDS encoding P-II family nitrogen regulator: MKKLEIIIRPFKLDEVKETLAGLDVKGMTVTEVKGFGRQRGHKEVYRGAEYQVDFMPKVKIEVVVDDAQVKPLVDAVVKAARTGKVGDGKIFISPVEDVLRIRTGETGVEAI; this comes from the coding sequence ATGAAGAAACTTGAGATCATCATCCGCCCCTTCAAGCTGGACGAGGTCAAGGAAACGCTGGCCGGCCTTGACGTGAAGGGCATGACCGTCACGGAAGTGAAGGGCTTTGGCCGCCAGCGCGGCCACAAGGAAGTGTACCGCGGTGCCGAGTACCAGGTGGACTTCATGCCCAAGGTCAAGATCGAAGTCGTCGTTGACGACGCGCAGGTGAAGCCGCTGGTCGATGCGGTGGTCAAGGCCGCCCGCACCGGCAAGGTGGGCGACGGCAAGATCTTCATCTCGCCGGTGGAAGACGTGCTGCGCATCCGTACCGGTGAAACCGGCGTGGAAGCCATCTAG